The proteins below are encoded in one region of Helianthus annuus cultivar XRQ/B chromosome 2, HanXRQr2.0-SUNRISE, whole genome shotgun sequence:
- the LOC110892890 gene encoding uncharacterized protein LOC110892890: protein MTNGQPNHLNQASSSRSSTRAEKRKGYNKRYYDARKENNKVPKFGSSEVSQSASSLSLMSNRSAERTPLRSLQSNITQFTQMTNMNASSISTVKRKEYNGMHISNGSQITSTPTNDVTPTTTFPNVIDEVITRTSRGVRIQPRTLLPQLSEVVDQPSFQNENVEDDPYNFVYDRLPREHRVLKERSACPDCGAKRFQFEFDTFCCMSGKTVLANSEIPEELHRLFTSQDEIGNIFRQNIRAYNTNFSFASMGVTLDDTLNNMRDGVYTFRAHRGIYHKIDQLVPRDGTPRYLQLYFYDPDAELDLRLQWPNLDRRITQILTRVFSTNPYVDTFRRLAELGPLDNYRVTLNASVELDQRVYNRPTTSEVAGIWVEGNDNITSYKRSIVVYGRSEYSQTIQPYFSCYDPLSYPLFFPNGESGWHANIPRHGVSINEVRNNDNIEGEMEESNTRSGRTTVAMREYYCYKFQIRSTENVLLFGGRLLQQFVVDVYIKMETSRLQFCERNQAKIRADLYQGLVDCVNAGEVHANRVGKRIVLPASFIGGPRDMRRRFLDAMTLVQDDGKPDIFLTMTCNPKWPEICDNLHVGQTAQDRPDLVSRVFRGKLEDLKEQLFKKHILGEVKSYVYVIEFQKRGLPHAHFLLIMYPQHKINNADHYDKVVCAEIPNKQRHPKLHEMVVKHMIHGPCGNLRLSSPCMQGDPKICRFHYPRQFNEQTTQGEDAYPLYRRRDTGIEVDVRGKTLDNRWVVPYNPRLLMMFNCHINVEVCSSIKSVKYLFKYVYKGHDKQVIQVDQSEPGVVVNEIKSFQDARYISPLEAMWRIFSFSLSQISPSVLALQLHLPNNQMVRFRDDDLMSNIVDRERDKRTMLTAFFERNRIDETARVYLYKDFPKHFTWNGSTRRWNPRGGKKQRGRIVSANPAEGERYYLRLLLSNVRGPTSFEHLCTVNGQRCETFRKAALELGLIEDDEYLSQCLEEASTFQFPNALRSVFLQSMGKNINEFDLPKITDDVNLQDAGCRELQEEYGIVLEPEHLSAKDSLNPDQKNVFDEIMMHVDNDLPGVFFIDGPGGTGKTFLYIALLAEIRSRGLIALATASSGAAANNMPGGRTAHSRFQIPLNLENNSMCNIKKQSGAAKLIRSAKVIIWDEASMAKRQAIEAVDRTLQDIIGVSLPFGGKIMVMGGDFRQVLPVIKRGTRAQIVDSSVRMSPLWSLTKKMRLTINMRALKDPWFSKFLLRVGDGTEEPIEGNYIRIPDDMTIQCNDRENAIKELIHAIFPSIEDNVYSSDYIISRAILSTKNESVDEINNQMIEIFQGEEKVYYSFDEAEDDQRNFYPVEFLNSLNISGLAPHKLRLKIGCPIILLRNIDPSHGLCNGMRLICKGFMRNVIDAEIAVGQHAGKRVFFAKNPSNPF from the exons ATGACTAATGGACAACCAAACCATCTTAATCAAGCTTCTAGCTCTCGTTCATCTACTAGAGCTGAAAAACGAAAAGGGTATAACAAAAGATATTATGATGCACGCAAAGAAAATAACAAAGTCCCAAAATTTGGGAGTAGTGAGGTCTCCCAAAGTGCTTCATCACTATCTTTAATGAGTAATAGATCAGCAGAAAGGACACCGTTAAGAAGTTTACAGAGTAATATTACTCAATTTACCCAAATGACAAACATGAACGCGTCAAGTATTTCTACCGTGAAACGTAAGGAGTACAATGGAATGCATATTTCAAACGGTAGTCAAATTACATCAACCCCGACTAATGATGTTACGCCAACAACCACATTCCCCAATGTAATTGATGAAGTCATTACCAGAACATCACGAG GTGTTCGAATTCAACCACGTACACTTTTACCTCAACTTTCTGAAGTAGTTGATCAACCTTCCTTCCAAAATGAGAATGTAGAAGATGATCCATATAACTTTGTTTACGATCGTTTACCTAGAGAACATCGTGTTTTAAAAGAACGTAGTGCATGTCCTGATTGTGGAGCAAAACGTTTTCAATTTGAATTTGATACCTTTTGTTGTATGAGTGGGAAAACTGTGTTAGCAAATTCAGAAATTCCAGAGGAATTGCACCGACTTTTCACATCGCAAGATGAAATTGGAAATATTTTTAGGCAAAACATTCGTGCTTATAACACCAATTTTTCTTTTGCCTCAATGGGAGTGACGTTGGATGATACATTGAACAATATGAGAGACGGTGTATATACTTTTCGTGCACATAGAGGAATATATCACAAAATCGACCAATTAGTTCCGAGGGATGGAACCCCTAGGTACCTGCAGTTGTATTTTTATGATCCTGATGCCGAGTTAGATCTCAGACTCCAATGGCCAAATCTTGATCGTCGTATTACTCAAATTTTGACACGCGTTTTTTCTACAAACCCATATGTCGATACATTTAGAAGACTTGCAGAATTAGGACCTCTGGACAACTATAGAGTCACTTTGAATGCTTCGGTTGAACTTGACCAAAGGGTGTACAACCGACCAACGACATCGGAG GTTGCTGGTATTTGGGTTGAAGGTAATGACAATATCACTTCGTATAAACGAAGTATTGTTGTGTATGGTAGGTCTGAATATAGCCAAACTATTCAGCCGTACTTCAGTTGTTACGATCCATTGTCGTATCCTCTATTTTTTCCTAATGGTGAGTCGGGTTGGCATGCAAACATACCACGTCACGGAGTATCAATAAATGAGGTTCGCAACAATGACAACATCGAAGGAGAAATGGAAG AGTCTAACACACGAAGTGGTAGAACAACCGTGGCTATGCGAGAGTACTACTGTTACAAGTTCCAGATTCGATCTACCGAAAACGTGCTTTTGTTCGGTGGTAGACTGCTACAACAATTTGTGGTAGATGTTTACATAAAAATGGAGACATCACGCTTACAATTTTGTGAGAGAAACCAGGCTAAGATACGTGCCGATTTGTACCAAGGTCTTGTGGATTGCGTCAATGCTGGTGAGGTTCATGCAAACAGAGTCGGGAAAAGAATTGTGTTGCCTGCATCTTTCATCGGAGGTCCTCGCGACATGCGACGTCGGTTTCTAGATGCGATGACTTTAGTTCAAGACGACGGCAAGCCTGATATATTCCTTACAATGACGTGTAATCCTAAGTGGCCTGAGATATGTGATAATTTACATGTTGGTCAAACTGCACAAGATCGTCCAGACCTTGTTTCAAGAGTGTTCCGGGGTAAATTAGAAGATCTTAAGGAACAACTCTTCAAGAAACATATCCTTGGGGAAGTTAAGTCATACGTTTATGTCATTGAATTTCAAAAGCGTGGTTTGCCGCACGCACATTTTCTCCTTATCATGTACCCGCAACACAAGATCAATAACGCCGACCATTATGATAAGGTTGTGTGTGCTGAAATTCCTAACAAACAAAGACATCCCAAATTGCATGAGATGGTTGTCAAGCACATGATTCACGGTCCTTGCGGCAATTTACGATTAAGCAGTCCTTGTATGCAGGGTGATCCTAAAATTTGTCGTTTTCATTATCCTAGACAATTTAATGAACAGACAACACAAGGAGAAGATGCGTATCCGTTGTATCGAAGGAGAGACACCGGGATTGAAGTGGATGTACGAGGAAAAACACTTGATAATAGATGGGTGGTCCCATATAACCCAAGGCTTTTGATGATGTTTAACTGCCACATCAATGTTGAAGTTTGCTCAAGTATAAAATCTGTGAAATATCTTTTTAAATATGTTTATAAAGGACATGACAAACAGGTTATTCAAGTTGATCAAAGTGAGCCAGGGGTTGTTGTTAATGAGATAAAGAGCTTTCAAGATGCACGCTACATATCGCCCCTAGAGGCTATGTGGCGCATTTTTTCCTTCTCTCTTTCTCAAATCTCTCCTTCTGTTTTAGCCTTACAGCTTCATCTCCCAAATAATCAGATGGTTAGATTTAGAGATGATGACTTAATGTCTAATATTGTTGATAGGGAAAGAGATAAGAGAACCATGCTAACAGCATTTTTTGAGAGAAATAGAATCGATGAAACAGCAAGGGTATATttgtataaagattttccaaaacACTTTACGTGGAATGGAAGCACACGCCGTTGGAATCCTCGTGGCGGTAAAAAACAAAGAGGTCGTATCGTTTCCGCTAATCCAGCCGAAGGAGAAAGGTACTACTTACGCCTACTTTTGTCAAATGTCAGAGGGCCTACTTCTTTTGAACATCTTTGCACAGTTAATGGTCAACGGTGTGAGACATTTCGAAAAGCAGCTCTTGAGTTAGGCTTAATAGAAGACGATGAATATCTATCACAATGTCTCGAAGAAGCCTCTACGTTTCAGTTTCCCAATGCTCTTCGAAG TGTCTTCCTACAATCCATGGGTAAAAATATCAATGAATTCGACCTTCCTAAGATAACAGACGATGTTAACTTACAAGATGCAGGTTGTCGTGAGTTACAAGAAGAGTATGGAATTGTTTTGGAACCTGAACACTTGAGTGCCAAAGATTCACTTAATCCGGACCAAAAAAACGTGTTTGATGAGATCATGATGCATGTTGATAATGATCTTCCAGGCGTGTTCTTTATTGATGGCCCAGGTGGAACTGGAAAAACATTTTTGTACATTGCCTTGCTTGCTGAAATTCGGTCACGTGGTCTTATTGCTCTCGCAACAGCTTCATCAGGTGCAGCGGCTAATAATATGCCAGGAGGTAGAACGGCTCACTCAAGATTCCAGATTCCTCTTAATCTTGAAAATAATTCAATGTGCAATATCAAAAAACAGAGTGGGGCCGCTAAACTGATTCGGTCTGCCAAAGTAATCATATGGGATGAAGCGTCGATGGCTAAACGACAGGCGATAGAGGCAGTCGATCGTACATTACAAGACATTATAGGCGTTAGTCTCCCATTTGGTGGGAAGATAATGGTTATGGGAGGTGACTTCAGACAGGTGTTGCCGGTTATTAAACGTGGCACTCGAGCACAAATTGTAGACTCCAGTGTACGAATGTCACCTCTTTGGTCTTTGACTAAGAAGATGCGGTTGACCATAAATATGAGAGCGCTGAAAGATCCATGGTTTTCTAAATTTCTTTTAAGAGTCGGCGATGGAACTGAAGAACCAATCGAAGGAAACTATATTCGCATACCTGATGACATGACAATTCAGTGCAACGACAGAGAAAACGCTATAAAAGAATTGATCCATGCCATCTTTCCATCAATTGAAGATAATGTATATTCTTCAGATTATATAATCTCTAGAGCAATATTGTCCACTAAAAATGAGAGTGTTGACGAGATTAATAATCAAATGATTGaaatttttcaaggggaggaaaAAGTTTACTACAGTTTTGATGAAGCTGAAGACGATCAGCGTAACTTCTATCCGGTCGAGTTCTTAAACTCGCTAAATATTAGTGGTTTGGCGCCTCATAAGCTTCGTTTAAAAATTGGATGCCCAATAATATTGTTACGTAATATCGATCCATCACATGGCCTGTGTAATGGCATGCGGTTGATATGTAAGGGTTTCATGCGAAATGTTATTGATGCGGAAATTGCAGTTGGTCAACATGCCGGAAAAAGAGTTTTTTTTGCCAAGAATCCCTCTAACCCTTTCTGA
- the LOC110892885 gene encoding putative F-box protein At3g24700, which produces MADLPIETIFEILTRVPAKVVGRSRSVCKEWYALLSTRDFIRVHSSRSLVSSNQRVLLIDDLTCSVHPIIFQSYDYGPRSIVTLPFDHQNNDVSILSHLNGLLCVCLNHTNELLLWNPTTTAFKRLSTPDSLGIYINNLDAVGLYADDADDYKVLHIKRRRHVYESYVYSRELNFWRNIPFLTRQEYLSPNFAWSPGTFCGGTMYFTLCECWVGGTNVVICFDINSEQFKEISFPPVPSTGFVQGVLVNVKNELHMFAATGWFEITIDLWTLKEDYWIKVLSCPPIPPISLSLWGDITHYVTNGNWFVMTKLGKLFTIEMDTKPFEILYPVTWFRGYKGAVFVETVVSPSI; this is translated from the coding sequence ATGGCTGACCTTCCTATTGAAACAATATTTGAGATATTAACGAGGGTGCCAGCGAAGGTCGTAGGACGTTCTAGGAGTGTTTGCAAGGAATGGTATGCGTTGCTGTCAACTCGAGATTTCATAAGGGTACATAGTTCTCGCTCATTAGTTTCATCTAACCAGAGAGTTCTCTTAATTGACGACCTAACATGCTCTGTTCATCCGATCATCTTTCAATCCTATGATTATGGGCCAAGGTCAATAGTTACATTACCATTCGACCACCAAAATAATGATGTGTCAATACTTTCACATTTGAATGGATTGTTGTGTGTTTGCTTGAATCATACAAACGAGTTGcttctttggaatccaacaacTACTGCTTTCAAGCGTTTGTCAACACCTGATTCTCTTGGAATCTATATAAATAATCTTGATGCCGTTGGTTTGTATGCTGATGATGCCGATGATTACAAGGTCTTGCATATCAAGCGTAGGAGACATGTATATGAAAGCTATGTTTATTCTAGGGAATTAAACTTTTGGAGAAATATTCCTTTCTTAACAAGACAAGAGTACCTTAGCCCCAATTTCGCGTGGTCACCAGGCACATTTTGTGGTGGTACTATGTATTTCACTCTTTGCGAATGTTGGGTTGGAGGTACAAATGTGGTGATTTGTTTTGATATTAATTCAGAGCAGTTCAAGGAGATAAGCTTTCCACCTGTTCCATCTACGGGATTTGTTCAAGGTGTTTTAGTGAATGTAAAAAATGAGCTTCACATGTTTGCTGCGACTGGCTGGTTTGAGATAACAATTGACCTGTGGACGCTAAAAGAGGATTACTGGATTAAGGTCTTATCGTGTCCTCCGATCCCCCCAATATCATTGTCATTGTGGGGCGATATAACACATTACGTGACGAATGGTAATTGGTTTGTGATGACTAAATTAGGGAAGCTTTTTACTATTGAAATGGATACGAAGCCCTTCGAAATTCTTTATCCAGTTACTTGGTTTCGTGGTTATAAGGGTGCGGTGTTTGTGGAGACCGTTGTTTCACCAAGTATTTAG